In the Streptomyces sp. BHT-5-2 genome, one interval contains:
- a CDS encoding GNAT family N-acetyltransferase, with protein MDQDTVLAVFDREMRQGIRADEPGARVERVGGVVRHVGADADGWNGIVWSELDEATADAVIAEQVEYFTSLGRGFEWKLYGYDRPADLPGRLRAAGFVPEPEETLMVAYIKDLPTNVELPEGVRLLPVTDAAEVELAVTAQERAFGEARPYHRQLLLGQLAAGLPPAVVAMAGDVPVSAARMELHPGTSFASLWGGGTVPEWRGRGLYRALVAFRTRIAAEHGYRYLQVDASDQSRPILRRLGFVPLATTTPYVHTLD; from the coding sequence ATGGATCAGGACACAGTGCTGGCGGTCTTCGATCGCGAGATGCGGCAGGGCATCCGGGCCGATGAGCCAGGAGCCCGGGTAGAGCGGGTGGGCGGCGTCGTACGCCATGTCGGCGCAGACGCCGACGGCTGGAACGGAATCGTCTGGTCGGAGCTGGACGAAGCCACGGCGGACGCCGTGATCGCGGAACAGGTGGAGTACTTCACCTCGCTCGGGCGCGGGTTCGAGTGGAAGCTGTACGGGTACGACCGGCCGGCCGACCTGCCCGGACGGCTGCGGGCAGCGGGTTTCGTGCCCGAGCCCGAGGAGACGCTGATGGTCGCCTACATCAAAGACCTGCCCACGAACGTCGAACTGCCCGAGGGCGTCCGCCTGCTCCCGGTGACCGATGCTGCCGAGGTCGAGCTCGCGGTGACCGCGCAGGAGCGGGCGTTCGGCGAAGCGCGGCCGTACCACCGGCAGCTGCTGCTCGGCCAGTTGGCCGCCGGCCTGCCTCCCGCGGTCGTCGCCATGGCCGGTGACGTGCCGGTGAGCGCCGCACGGATGGAGCTGCACCCGGGTACCTCCTTCGCGAGCCTGTGGGGCGGGGGCACAGTGCCGGAGTGGCGCGGCCGGGGCCTCTACCGGGCCCTGGTCGCCTTCCGCACCCGCATCGCCGCCGAACACGGTTACCGCTACCTCCAGGTCGACGCGTCCGACCAGAGCCGTCCGATCCTGCGGCGGCTCGGGTTCGTACCGCTGGCCACCACCACCCCGTACGTACACACGCTCGACTGA
- a CDS encoding HNH endonuclease produces MEFTSDHCANCDAPLPDDLSHRPVLFCSTGCAQLAESIRYRRKLRNEGREDDTEAMYGFRMKFLQALAGGYRNIRTRPEVRQAVIERAAGSCEMCGAPGAEVDHIDGPSPEPENLQLLCLDCHHAKTEARLRPASAEERAHIEHIFATRVRPAEPARLCDSSEWVASWRGLRRERAARLRARGIAGSLRTVQKGAKPHQRSTPLTQPVPPPPRGPESSRTMRPLDFYPARNGKGMLHATVRDGRGAYPHERATAGETASCRRTLLLDTTAEAVTIPAGTLVQDAAGMLKVCQRCLVSAERERTESSIGRARLHLAVDIACRPRKGTLHIVYQDAPQKRRPEGRNPLQPLCGVPFLVENGPVTTFAAGTTIDVLDRRRVCGNCVASAGGWPG; encoded by the coding sequence ATGGAGTTCACGTCCGACCACTGCGCCAACTGCGACGCGCCACTTCCTGACGACCTGTCGCACCGGCCCGTGCTCTTCTGCAGCACCGGTTGCGCCCAGCTTGCCGAGTCGATCCGCTACCGGCGCAAGCTGCGGAACGAGGGTCGTGAGGACGATACCGAGGCCATGTATGGGTTCCGCATGAAGTTCCTTCAAGCTCTCGCGGGCGGCTACCGGAATATACGGACCAGGCCGGAGGTTCGGCAGGCCGTGATCGAGCGGGCTGCAGGCTCGTGCGAGATGTGTGGAGCGCCTGGTGCGGAGGTCGACCACATCGACGGTCCCTCACCGGAGCCGGAGAACCTCCAACTGCTGTGCCTGGACTGCCACCACGCCAAGACCGAGGCGCGGCTACGCCCCGCGTCCGCTGAGGAGCGCGCCCATATCGAGCATATTTTCGCCACCCGGGTCAGGCCGGCGGAACCGGCGCGGCTGTGTGACAGCTCGGAGTGGGTGGCGTCGTGGCGCGGATTGCGACGAGAGCGGGCCGCCCGGCTGCGGGCACGCGGGATAGCGGGATCCCTCCGGACCGTGCAGAAGGGTGCGAAGCCTCATCAGCGCTCCACCCCCCTCACGCAGCCGGTCCCACCGCCCCCGAGAGGGCCGGAGTCGTCCCGGACGATGCGTCCGTTGGACTTCTACCCGGCTCGCAACGGCAAGGGAATGCTCCATGCCACAGTGCGCGATGGGCGGGGTGCGTACCCGCACGAGAGGGCGACGGCCGGCGAAACCGCTTCTTGTCGGCGGACGCTGCTGCTGGATACCACGGCGGAAGCGGTGACCATCCCCGCAGGGACGCTCGTTCAGGACGCCGCCGGGATGCTCAAGGTCTGTCAGCGGTGTCTGGTGTCGGCCGAGCGGGAGCGCACGGAGTCGAGCATCGGCCGTGCGCGTCTTCACTTGGCCGTGGATATCGCCTGCCGCCCCCGGAAAGGCACGCTGCATATCGTCTACCAGGACGCTCCACAGAAGCGACGGCCGGAGGGGCGCAACCCCCTCCAACCGCTGTGCGGAGTCCCATTCCTCGTCGAAAATGGGCCGGTGACGACGTTTGCAGCGGGGACCACGATCGATGTCCTCGACCGGCGCCGGGTATGTGGGAACTGCGTAGCCTCCGCTGGGGGCTGGCCAGGCTAA
- a CDS encoding VOC family protein codes for MNATEKKMREPSVWPTLQAHDAPALIDFLVDTVGFTRTAVYEDAGAVAHAQLDWPEGGGIMLGSYKPDSEWCVPPGSFGAYVVTDQVDELYERLAAAGAKVIRPIEDQAYGSREFAIEDPEGNKWSFGTYRGEPRP; via the coding sequence ATGAACGCAACCGAGAAGAAGATGCGCGAGCCCAGCGTCTGGCCCACCCTCCAGGCCCACGACGCCCCCGCACTGATCGATTTCCTGGTGGACACCGTGGGCTTCACGCGCACGGCCGTATACGAGGACGCCGGCGCTGTCGCGCACGCCCAGCTCGACTGGCCGGAAGGCGGCGGCATCATGCTCGGCTCGTACAAGCCGGACTCCGAGTGGTGCGTGCCGCCCGGTTCCTTCGGCGCGTACGTTGTCACCGACCAGGTCGACGAGCTCTACGAGCGGCTCGCCGCTGCCGGTGCGAAGGTGATCCGGCCGATCGAGGACCAGGCATACGGGAGCCGCGAGTTCGCGATCGAGGACCCGGAGGGCAACAAATGGTCCTTCGGCACCTACCGCGGCGAGCCGCGCCCGTAA
- a CDS encoding GNAT family N-acetyltransferase — protein MTEIHTPRLLLRRWCDDDLAPMTEINADPRVMHWIDDGSVRDPDQTAEDIERWEEEWDEEGFGLFAVELLASGELAGFTGLSVPEFLPEALPAVAISWRLGSQFWGQGYASEAAQATLEFALQDRGLDRVISINRVGDNASENVIRKLGMGPERETAHPVYDFPLHVHTIDLTEFQA, from the coding sequence ATGACCGAGATCCACACCCCCCGTCTCCTGCTCCGTCGCTGGTGTGATGACGACCTCGCGCCAATGACCGAGATCAACGCCGACCCGCGGGTCATGCACTGGATCGACGACGGCTCGGTGCGCGACCCGGACCAGACGGCAGAGGACATCGAACGGTGGGAGGAGGAGTGGGACGAGGAGGGCTTCGGCCTCTTCGCCGTCGAGCTGCTGGCCTCAGGTGAACTGGCCGGCTTCACGGGTCTGTCCGTGCCCGAGTTCCTTCCGGAGGCGCTGCCCGCCGTGGCGATCAGCTGGCGGCTCGGCTCACAGTTCTGGGGCCAGGGATACGCATCCGAAGCAGCCCAAGCCACGCTGGAGTTCGCGCTCCAGGACCGTGGCCTCGATCGCGTCATCAGCATCAACCGGGTGGGCGACAACGCCTCCGAGAACGTCATCCGTAAGCTCGGCATGGGGCCGGAACGCGAGACGGCACACCCGGTGTACGACTTTCCGCTGCACGTTCACACCATCGATCTCACCGAGTTCCAGGCGTGA